The Syngnathoides biaculeatus isolate LvHL_M chromosome 20, ASM1980259v1, whole genome shotgun sequence nucleotide sequence CACAGTTGACgactgttgcaggaaagatttacaaaggttttataattaaatagTTTGAATTATCGTAAATATATTTGTTATGgatttgcaacaaagccaaagtattatGCTTGCTTCGAAGATTCTTTGCGCATACAGGATGCACAGTCCCCACACAAGTGCACCAGCCAACTCCTGATCTTCtaagaagtggccaaggacacgttcaccaatacacacacacaccgttaTCAAAAAATGTGCCTTTGTTAACTTGCTTGCTCGCCCCTGCCACTTGACCTTGTGTGctttcaaaatttgaaaaaacagaaaaaaataaagtacgcAAGACACTGGATCAGATTGGTGTTGCAGACTGTTACTGTTTAGTGActcatgttctcctcatggGACAGATGCCTCttgtccttgtattttgggCATATTATTCCAGAAGTCAGGTGATTTAAGTAAATGCATGAACTATCTTAATCTTTGTCTCAAATGTGTAAAGTATAAAtcctgtttacatattttattcattctggtacccagatatacatacagttaagaaaataagtatttgaacaccctgctatattgcaagttctcccacttagaaatcatggagtggtcacCGTAGcctttacaattacagaggtcaaacttttcctgtagttgttcacaaggtttgcacacactgaaggAGGGATTTTCGCCCGCtccaccacacagatcttctctagatcagacagcttgatgggctgtcgctgagaaacatggagtttcagctccctccaaagattttctattgggtttaggtctggagactggcttggccatgccagaaccttcatatgctttttaaggagccactccttggttttcctgggttgtgcttcgggtcattgtcatgttgaaccctaaccctaacccagccacaacccatcttcaatgatctgactaagggaaagaggttgttccccaaaatcacacaatacatggtcgcggtcatcctctccttaatataatgcagtcgtcctgtcccatgtgtggaaaaacacgcccaaagcatgatgctaccacccccatgcttcacagtctggatggtattcttgggatggaactcatcattcatcttcctccaaacacactgagtggaattatgacgaaaaagttcaattttgaccacagaactttctcccatgactcctctgtatcatctaaatggtcatttgtaaacttcagacgggcctttacatgtgctggtttaagcaggggaaccttccgtgccatgcatgatttcaaaccatgacctcttactgtattgccaacagtcaccttggaaacggtggtcccagctcttttgtggtcattgaccaagtcctgttgtttagtcctgggctgattcctcacctttctaaggatcattgagatcccacgaggagataacttgcatggggctccactccgatttagattgagcgtcatgtttagcttcgtCTATTTTCTAatgcagtgattttcaaccactgtgccgcggcacactagtgtgccatgagagatcgtcaggtgtgccgtgagaaattatccaatatcacttttttaaaaaaaattaacatttatgaataattttctgcaaatattatctcattgtccagtgtccgtgctgtaaaggctggcaatgtaatatttgtccatgtggcaacacgtagctgattgcctcgttcctccaagagaaatagtgatgcacctgagagACCGCTTtgacagtcatggagaagtttttaaaaaggacaactgcaaactccgaactgggccctggacaagattctgacccggatgaaggccctagtatgagtggtgggaaaaagcaagcaaagacggtgagctcaaggcaatatagtgaaagctatcttttgtttggatttactttcaccggggatgagatgacacctattccgttatgcctggtgtgtggcgagaagctatccaacagcgccatggtgccaagcaagcttaaacgccatctccaaacgacacacccgttgcttcaaaacaagccgatagactattttgttcgcctacgtgtaaacacagagaaacaggcaacgtttatgagaaaaaccacaaaggtaaatgagaaagccctcaaagctagttacctagtcgccaaacttgttgctaaatcaaaaaagctgcacactgtggcagagacattaatactacctgcctgtaaagcaattgtcaacgagatgctcggccctgatgcggttaaagacatagctaaagtcccgctctctgataacacaattgccaggcgtattgatgacatgtctacaaacatcgaaagccatgttttggaaaagatacgcatcagtgggaaatttgggttgcaagttgacgagtctacggatattagtggacattctcagctcttggccaatgtgcgttttgtggatggagatgccattagagaaaacttcctattttgcaaggcactgccagaaaaaacaactggagaggaaatttttcgggtcacatcggaatatcttgaccagggaggacttacgtgggaaaactgcacaagtgTGTGCACTGATGGAGCTGCAGCCATGGTCGGGCGCACCAAAGGCTTCGTTCGTGAGTAGAGTCAAGGAAAGAAACCCAGATCTGATTGTCACGCACTGTTTTTTGCACCGTGAGGCCCTTGTTGCTAAGACTTTACCGGCAGAACTGGTTCCTGTGTTGGACGATGTGGTGCGCATAGTGAACTTTGTAAAGACACGACCTCTGAAAAGCCGTATATTCGCATCTCTGTGTGAGGAAATGGGAGCGGAGCATAAAGCCTTATTGCTCCTTACGGAGGTCCGATTGTTGTCGCGCAGTAAGGTGCTGACCCGTGTGTATGAGCTGCGAgaggaacttaaaatgtttctaacgagaggtctgattactcaaatctgtttgcaagtgatgagtggtgcgcaaagctggcatacctggctgatatatttcatcatcttaatgaactgaacacaatGATGCAGGgccgaaatgaaaacctgcttacaagcacagataaaataaatggatttcgTTTAAAGGTGCACCTCTGGCAACAACATGTGCAACGTGCCAACCTGGAGATGTTCCCACTCAAAGACAAACGCcaaagcaacactgctgcactgtctgaggtaataggtaaacatttgtgaaaagtcttgaggagaaattttatttctcttcagcctccactGAATGCTTTGACTGGGTTAGGGACCCATCCAGCTCGGCATCAGTtgttggaaaggacatgactttacaagagcaggaggaactaactgaactgaaacaggatcgtggtttaaaactaagatttgctgatcttcccttggacagtttttggttgactgctgccaaggagttccccattgtggccaacaaagctgttctgacattgctcccattttccacaacatatctgtgtgagctgagcttttcaagcctaactgctataaaaacaaaaaacagagagagactgagagctgttgaagaagagctccgtgtgtgtctttcttctattcctgccaggatatcggctttgtgttcatctaaacaggcccaggtttcacactgactgagtataaataaattgagaaattctattgtaattaaatatactatacagagtgtcattttgtaacgtttttggttagtggtgtgccacaaaatttttccaatgtaaaaaatgtgccgtggctcaaaaaaggttgaaaaacactgttgtaatgattgcttcaacagtggaccttttttgatCAAGCTgcgtggcaatttctccgtagcaatTTctcgctgtgtggagttgtacaattttgtctgttgtgtctttggacagctctttggtcttggccatgttacaagtttgagtgttactgattgcatggggtggacaggtgtctttctgcagctactgacctcacacaggtgcatctgattcaggataatacatggagtggaggtagacttttaaaggtggattaacaggtctttgagggtcagaattcttgttgataggtgttcaaatatttatttgcagctgtatcacacaaatcgttaaaaataataattaaaaaaaaaatcatacgttctgaattctggattttttttagattagctctcacagtggacatgcacctatacgatgaaaatttcagacccctccatgatttctaagtgggagaactcacaatatagcagggtgttcaaatacttattttcttcactgtacatgaaaaTTCTTGGGGTGTGGATAGGAgagtggttgtttgtgtgtttgtgtgtgtgtgtgtgtgcgtgtgtgttgtgggGGTGGCCGGTGGCTTCTCGCCCTCTCTCTAAGTGACCCGTTAACCATGAAAatcaagggattactgtactagAGAACAATGTTTGACCAAAGTAAGCAGGCAAAAGTTTCTCACCAGTGAGTGttcgtgtgtgtctttttaaatgtcccttcTTGGGGAAGCTTTTATCACGAattggacatgaaaaaggtttctcaccagtgtgtgttcttgtgtgtttttttaaacgtcccttctcagtgaatcttttatcacaaattggacatgaaaaaggtttctcaccagtgtgtgttcttgtgtgtattgttaaatgtcccttctcagtgaatcttttatcacaaaatgaacatgaaaaaggtttctcaccagtgtgtgttcttgtgtgtaattttaagcTTCCATTCCGAttaaatctttgaccacaaactgaacaggaaaaaggtttctcaccagtgtgtgttcttgtgtgtctttttaaatctccCTTCCACatgaatcttttaccacaaactaagcaggaaaaaggtttctcaccagtgtgtgttcttgtgtgtctatTAAAATCTCCCTTCCAAgtaaatcttttatcacaaactaagcaggaaaaaggtttctcaccagtgtgtgttcttgtgtgggATTTTAAATCTCCCTTCCAcatgaatctttgaccacaaactgtgcaTGCAAAAGGCTTttcacctgtgtgtattttcacatgTTGTTTTAAATTCCTCATAGACGCAAAAGTTTCcccacactgagaacatttccagcatttgttgGTCAAGTGACATGTCATATCACATTTCGATTGTTCATCATCATCTGTttgtgatcctccacagtgGGCTCCTTCACTTGAGCTGTTCCTGGTTGtcctgaatgttgtaccagggtaGCACCGACTGCTAGAGGAAAATTCCTTGtgcgtttttacacacttggccaataaagctgattctgaaggcTCTGCCCCTTGtctctcctcactttgaccttcatcttcactT carries:
- the LOC133493861 gene encoding zinc finger protein 2-like isoform X4 yields the protein MLNPGAARSIFIDRFAEQDKGTQQPQLPGNAPVSDASCGCHRSSSSTKRRRANCAAQSKRRLVKEMLSPVIHVVGDQEMSPDLEQAAARCTEYLGLHEIDNPSIFEDEARLGESSSAMLPPDFHCKCCRHAIAVKDASMQTDIDLIIEAVPKDHTHSQKLEDITDPVSKTDAAQDRRKCCDRHVKMCARRTGEYKEEVRVPKKEEEPCQLPDAVFNLQPRIVLRRADVSDYLHPEWQRSVSRHVKEEEVEEVQCIKEEEEEVLHMKEEEQKKIIHVPATDVHLKSEDEGQSEERQGAEPSESALLAKCVKTHKEFSSSSRCYPGTTFRTTRNSSSEGAHCGGSQTDDDEQSKCDMTCHLTNKCWKCSQCGETFASMRNLKQHVKIHTGEKPFACTVCGQRFMWKGDLKSHTRTHTGEKPFSCLVCDKRFTWKGDFNRHTRTHTGEKPFSCLVCGKRFMWKGDLKRHTRTHTGEKPFSCSVCGQRFNRNGSLKLHTRTHTGEKPFSCSFCDKRFTEKGHLTIHTRTHTGEKPFSCPICDKRFTEKGRLKKHTRTHTGEKPFSCPIRDKSFPKKGHLKRHTRTLTGEKLLPAYFGQTLFSSTVIP